From Amycolatopsis sp. WQ 127309:
GTTCCACCAGGTCGGCGGCCTTCGGCGGGGGAGTGCGGCCGGTCGAGAGGTAGCGGTGGACGATCGCGCGCGGGATCTCGACCAAGGCCAGCACGACGTCCTCGTCGGTGCAGCCGGTGAGCGGGGGCAGCGAGAGCGTCGCCTGTTTGAGGGCCGCGCGGAGTTCCTCCTCCGCGGCGGTCAGGGCCGCGGCGGCTTCGGGAGACCAGTCGGCGGGGCCGAAGGCCTGCTTGCCCGCGTCGAGGACCCGGGCACCGTCGGGGTGCTTGCGGCACCAGCGGACGACGCTCGTCGCGGCCTCGACCGCCGCGTCCACCGAGGCCGCGTCGCCGAGGGTCTCGACGAACAGGTCCTGGAAGTCGCGCAGGGTGCGGAGCCAGAGCGCGGCCAGCAGCGCCGGGCGGTCCGGG
This genomic window contains:
- a CDS encoding TetR/AcrR family transcriptional regulator is translated as MGRPATHTTAQFLDAATTLFAGGGARAVTMAATAKAADAPNGSIYHRFPDRPALLAALWLRTLRDFQDLFVETLGDAASVDAAVEAATSVVRWCRKHPDGARVLDAGKQAFGPADWSPEAAAALTAAEEELRAALKQATLSLPPLTGCTDEDVVLALVEIPRAIVHRYLSTGRTPPPKAADLVERTVRKLLRP